Proteins found in one Arachis stenosperma cultivar V10309 chromosome 8, arast.V10309.gnm1.PFL2, whole genome shotgun sequence genomic segment:
- the LOC130945220 gene encoding protein LIGHT-DEPENDENT SHORT HYPOCOTYLS 10, translating into MSSSGGGSSGKELVEGSSSPTLSRYESQKRRDWNTFGQYLKNQRPPVPLSHCNCNHVLDFLRYLDQFGKTKVHIQGCMFYGQPEPPAPCTCPLRQAWGSLDALIGRLRAAYEENGGSPETNPFANGSIRVYLREVRECQAKARGIPYKKKKKVAATTSQGSSSKGNCDDSSPSTTMHYS; encoded by the coding sequence ATGTCTTCAAGTGGTGGTGGTAGTAGTGGGAAGGAGTTAGTAGAAGGATCAAGCTCACCAACACTTAGCCGCTATGAATCCCAAAAGAGAAGGGATTGGAACACTTTTGGGCAATACTTGAAGAATCAAAGACCCCCAGTTCCACTATCACATTGCAATTGCAACCATGTCTTGGATTTTCTAAGGTACCTTGACCAATTTGGTAAAACCAAGGTACACATCCAAGGGTGCATGTTTTACGGGCAGCCAGAGCCGCCCGCACCCTGTACTTGTCCTCTTAGGCAGGCCTGGGGCTCCCTAGACGCCCTGATAGGGAGACTCAGGGCTGCCTATGAAGAGAACGGTGGATCTCCTGAGACTAATCCTTTTGCGAACGGCTCTATCCGTGTTTACCTCAGAGAGGTGAGAGAGTGCCAAGCTAAGGCTAGGGGTATCCcttacaagaagaagaagaaggtggcCGCCACCACCAGCCAAGGAAGCAGTAGTAAGGGAAATTGTGATGATTCATCACCCTCCACCACCATGCACTACTCTTGA